Proteins from a single region of Sphingomonas swuensis:
- a CDS encoding Crp/Fnr family transcriptional regulator encodes MSVPALDAAFSGNRLLATLSAEDRALLEPSMRVLTLESGTCMLDAGDTVTTSLFPFDGLIVSLQIEISGNRSVEVASIGMEGAVGGIVSCGVVPAFAQTVVQLGGHAAAVPMKVLEAAKLASPHIKNLFCRYADALLAQIMQSVACNAFHPIEARAARWLLHAHDRAGSERLALTQESLAGLLGVQRTTVNAVARVLQEQGLIAYRRGAIQVVNRAGLSKAACGCYRAVEDHFQSVLGPSGRGGG; translated from the coding sequence ATGTCCGTGCCGGCGCTTGACGCGGCGTTCAGCGGCAATCGGCTGCTGGCGACGCTTTCGGCTGAGGATCGTGCCCTGCTCGAGCCCTCGATGAGGGTCCTTACCCTTGAATCCGGCACCTGCATGCTCGATGCCGGCGATACCGTCACCACCTCGCTCTTCCCGTTCGACGGCCTGATCGTTTCGCTCCAGATCGAGATAAGCGGCAACCGCTCGGTCGAGGTCGCCTCGATCGGCATGGAAGGCGCGGTCGGCGGGATCGTCAGCTGCGGTGTCGTGCCCGCCTTCGCCCAGACGGTGGTCCAGCTCGGCGGCCATGCGGCGGCGGTGCCGATGAAGGTGCTCGAGGCGGCCAAGCTCGCCAGCCCGCACATCAAGAACCTCTTCTGTCGCTACGCCGACGCCCTGCTCGCGCAGATCATGCAGTCGGTCGCCTGCAACGCCTTCCACCCGATCGAGGCCCGCGCCGCGCGCTGGCTGCTCCATGCGCACGACCGCGCCGGGTCCGAGCGGCTGGCGCTCACCCAGGAGAGCCTCGCCGGGCTGCTCGGCGTGCAGCGCACCACGGTCAACGCGGTCGCCAGGGTGCTCCAGGAGCAGGGGCTGATCGCCTATCGTCGCGGCGCCATCCAGGTCGTCAACCGGGCCGGTCTCAGCAAGGCCGCCTGCGGCTGCTACCGGGCGGTCGAGGATCACTTCCAGTCCGTGCTCGGGCCGAGCGGTCGGGGCGGCGGCTAG
- a CDS encoding L,D-transpeptidase family protein, which translates to MHHNITVDGRTGAGRFVRPALLCAALFLTPAALSAPAVAQPMALVPAQGELFFRPGNEAAANELLTLLATSSADGLDPKRYRMRELPRLVRSARSGNPQARARAERALSEAYVRYAQDLRRAPNMGVIYVDGELKPQAPAAATLLAQAAAAPDLARYMREMGWLHPYYAQLRRQITDNRLDPAKRGLVQVNMARIRSLPASGRYVLVNAAAQRLFMMEGTQAVDMMRVVVGKPVYPTPMMAALIRYTSLRPYWNVPSDLAAERIVPNVIKGGAPYLKAKGYQVLSDWSDKAKLVSPASVDWKAVAAGRKEVRLRQLPGPANSMGDMKFMFPNPQGIYLHDTPQDELFGEAARLFSGGCVRLEAAHRLGAWLYGKPLKAKGAAPEQKVPLAQPVPVYLTYLTVVPSGSELAYYEDIYKRDAPAVARQRLAAR; encoded by the coding sequence ATGCACCATAACATCACTGTTGATGGTCGCACCGGTGCCGGGCGCTTCGTGCGCCCGGCACTTCTTTGTGCGGCCCTGTTCCTCACCCCCGCCGCGCTGAGCGCGCCGGCCGTGGCGCAGCCCATGGCCTTGGTGCCAGCCCAGGGAGAGCTGTTTTTCCGTCCCGGCAACGAGGCGGCAGCCAACGAGCTGCTGACGCTGCTGGCGACGTCGAGCGCCGACGGGCTCGACCCGAAGCGCTATCGCATGCGCGAGCTGCCGCGACTGGTCCGCTCGGCCCGCAGCGGCAATCCGCAGGCACGGGCCCGCGCCGAGCGGGCGTTGTCCGAGGCCTATGTCCGCTATGCGCAGGACCTCCGCCGCGCGCCGAACATGGGCGTCATCTATGTCGATGGCGAGCTGAAGCCGCAGGCACCGGCCGCGGCGACCCTGCTCGCCCAGGCCGCCGCCGCGCCCGACCTTGCCCGCTACATGCGCGAGATGGGCTGGCTCCATCCCTATTACGCCCAGCTTCGCCGGCAGATCACCGACAACCGGCTCGACCCGGCAAAGCGCGGCCTGGTTCAGGTCAACATGGCGCGGATCCGCAGCCTTCCCGCGAGCGGCCGCTACGTACTGGTCAATGCCGCGGCGCAGCGACTGTTCATGATGGAGGGCACGCAGGCCGTCGACATGATGCGCGTCGTGGTCGGCAAGCCGGTCTATCCGACCCCGATGATGGCGGCCCTGATCCGCTACACCAGCCTTCGCCCCTACTGGAACGTGCCGAGCGACCTCGCCGCCGAGCGGATCGTGCCCAACGTCATCAAGGGCGGCGCACCCTACCTCAAGGCCAAGGGCTACCAGGTGCTGTCCGACTGGTCGGACAAGGCCAAGCTGGTCAGCCCGGCGAGCGTCGACTGGAAGGCGGTCGCGGCCGGTCGCAAGGAAGTCCGGCTTCGCCAGCTCCCGGGGCCGGCGAACAGCATGGGTGACATGAAGTTCATGTTCCCCAATCCGCAGGGCATCTACCTCCACGACACGCCGCAGGACGAGCTGTTCGGCGAAGCAGCGCGGCTGTTCAGCGGCGGCTGTGTCCGGCTCGAGGCGGCGCATCGCCTTGGCGCATGGCTCTACGGCAAGCCGCTCAAGGCCAAGGGCGCCGCGCCGGAGCAGAAGGTCCCGCTGGCCCAGCCGGTGCCGGTCTACCTCACCTATCTGACGGTGGTCCCGAGCGGCAGCGAGCTCGCTTATTATGAGGACATCTACAAGCGTGACGCGCCGGCGGTGGCGCGGCAGCGGCTGGCGGCGCGCTAG
- a CDS encoding response regulator transcription factor: protein MTSLLIVDDHELLRGALCAYLRADPEFEVEDAEDVPSAMRAIRRHGGYDLILLDFQLPGMDGLNGVREVVGANSNRPVVLFSGTASSTIGASALRCGAVAFLSKTMPVDELKLEIRNILASGSSSWLPANQEMDAATVQLTPRQEQVLRGIQRGLSAKEIAHELDLQETTVRMTMKLLFAKLHVQHPSEVS, encoded by the coding sequence ATGACCAGCCTGCTCATCGTCGACGACCACGAACTGCTCCGCGGCGCGCTGTGCGCCTACCTTCGCGCCGATCCCGAGTTCGAGGTCGAGGATGCCGAGGACGTGCCTTCCGCAATGCGCGCGATCCGTCGGCACGGCGGCTACGACCTCATCCTGCTCGACTTCCAGTTGCCCGGAATGGACGGGCTGAATGGAGTGCGCGAGGTCGTCGGCGCCAATTCCAACCGACCAGTCGTGCTGTTCTCGGGAACCGCCAGCTCGACGATCGGCGCCTCGGCCCTGCGCTGCGGCGCGGTCGCCTTCCTTTCGAAGACCATGCCGGTCGACGAATTGAAGCTCGAGATTCGCAACATTCTCGCTTCGGGCAGCTCGAGCTGGCTTCCCGCCAATCAGGAGATGGACGCTGCGACCGTCCAGCTGACCCCGCGGCAGGAGCAGGTGCTTCGCGGCATCCAGCGTGGCCTCTCCGCCAAGGAGATCGCGCACGAGCTGGACCTGCAGGAAACGACGGTCCGGATGACGATGAAGCTGCTGTTCGCCAAGCTCCACGTCCAGCACCCGTCGGAGGTGTCCTGA
- a CDS encoding YMGG-like glycine zipper-containing protein — MKKTFIALAAASSLSLGACATTSNDTLADAATGAAVGAVGGAAVGAIVPGVSPITGAAVGAAIGGLSGAVWADNNSDGYADGYVQNGQYYQGQPSGWDSTLGRVATGAGVGAVAGAVGGALIPGVSTLEGAIAGAVVGGIAGAIWADQDRDGRVDGYVQNGQYYPGAPASTGTTGYQQPAPAPSRSGERG; from the coding sequence ATGAAGAAGACTTTCATCGCATTGGCGGCCGCAAGCTCGCTGTCGCTCGGCGCTTGCGCCACCACCTCGAACGACACTCTCGCTGACGCCGCGACCGGCGCTGCCGTGGGTGCCGTTGGCGGTGCCGCCGTTGGTGCCATCGTCCCGGGCGTGAGCCCGATCACCGGCGCTGCCGTCGGTGCGGCCATCGGCGGCCTGTCGGGCGCCGTCTGGGCCGACAACAACAGCGACGGTTATGCCGACGGCTATGTCCAGAACGGCCAGTATTACCAGGGCCAGCCGAGCGGCTGGGATTCGACCCTCGGTCGTGTCGCGACCGGTGCCGGCGTCGGCGCCGTTGCCGGTGCCGTGGGTGGCGCTCTCATCCCGGGCGTGAGCACGCTCGAGGGTGCGATCGCCGGCGCGGTCGTCGGCGGTATTGCCGGCGCGATCTGGGCCGACCAGGATCGTGACGGACGAGTCGACGGCTATGTCCAGAACGGCCAGTACTACCCGGGCGCTCCGGCTTCGACCGGAACGACCGGCTATCAGCAGCCGGCCCCCGCTCCCTCGCGGAGCGGTGAGCGCGGCTAA
- a CDS encoding low affinity iron permease family protein: MALRKNRLVQLGDRISDAMSRLFAHAGMQIGVIVFCAAWFWFGFHAEGLTAALSILAITLTQMVLNGQYDREAEAHRRDVAMHAKLDELIKATKRARDEMVGIEEELEEEEIRELREEAKDLVERAAKRSGEHDDGENAKRAIERVGDGK; encoded by the coding sequence ATGGCTTTGCGCAAGAACAGGCTGGTCCAGCTGGGCGACCGGATTTCGGATGCGATGTCGCGCCTGTTCGCCCATGCCGGCATGCAGATCGGGGTCATCGTCTTCTGCGCCGCCTGGTTCTGGTTCGGCTTTCATGCCGAGGGGCTGACGGCGGCCTTGTCGATCCTTGCGATCACGCTGACGCAGATGGTGCTCAACGGCCAGTACGACCGCGAAGCCGAGGCGCATCGCCGCGACGTCGCGATGCACGCCAAGCTCGACGAGCTGATCAAGGCGACCAAGCGGGCCCGCGACGAGATGGTGGGCATCGAGGAGGAACTCGAGGAGGAGGAGATCCGCGAACTTCGCGAGGAAGCGAAGGACCTCGTCGAGCGGGCAGCCAAGCGAAGCGGCGAACATGATGACGGCGAGAATGCCAAGCGGGCGATCGAGCGTGTCGGGGACGGCAAGTAG
- a CDS encoding CBU_0592 family membrane protein, which yields MTLDLFVEVAGWIAAVLILGAYALLTAGRLGPKSIAYQAMNVVGAIGFIINSSWNGAIPSAALNVVWAGIGLVAIAGVLRARRRATPEA from the coding sequence GTGACGTTGGACCTGTTCGTGGAAGTCGCGGGCTGGATCGCGGCGGTGCTGATCCTCGGTGCCTATGCGCTGCTGACCGCCGGGCGGCTCGGCCCCAAGAGCATCGCCTATCAGGCGATGAACGTCGTCGGGGCGATCGGCTTCATCATCAATTCGAGCTGGAATGGCGCCATCCCCTCGGCGGCGCTGAACGTCGTCTGGGCCGGGATCGGGCTGGTCGCGATCGCGGGTGTGCTCAGAGCGCGGCGGCGAGCCACTCCGGAAGCGTGA
- a CDS encoding GFA family protein: MTELVATCHCGRATLRLAGRPEYVSQCNCSLCAKTGFRGIYYPSGKVAITGEFDSYVREDIGEPFLRNLRCRTCGVATHWEPLTPPPHERMGINARLIDPALLKDIEVRDVDGASW; encoded by the coding sequence ATGACGGAGCTGGTCGCCACGTGCCACTGCGGGCGGGCGACCCTCCGGCTGGCGGGGCGACCCGAGTACGTCAGCCAGTGCAACTGCAGCCTGTGCGCGAAGACCGGTTTTCGGGGGATCTATTATCCTTCCGGCAAGGTCGCGATCACCGGCGAGTTCGACAGCTATGTGCGCGAGGACATCGGCGAGCCGTTTCTCCGCAACCTGCGCTGCCGGACCTGCGGGGTGGCTACCCACTGGGAGCCGCTCACCCCTCCTCCGCACGAGCGGATGGGGATCAATGCCCGGCTGATCGATCCGGCTTTGCTCAAGGATATCGAAGTGCGTGACGTGGACGGAGCAAGCTGGTGA
- a CDS encoding PAS domain S-box protein, translating into MIDFGADCSENLSHLIAETTTDAFIAIDRDNRIIYWNTGAERMLGWGRDEIFGESLHLIIPAGLREAHLAGMHRLAEGGVPRLVGKQTEVSAVCKDGSTIPVELSLIMWVEPGTDRPAGFASIMRDITQRKRLEEERNAFASRFEEQLAAIQTTRDGIAITDQEGYFTFMNPAHAAMFGFANVDDAIGVHWTSLYEPAEAERIEREAMPELASSGSWRGEAHGRTRDGREVEQEVTLAAGTNGGLICTTRDIGERLKALRDRIRTREQLLLAERQETIGRVMSGLAHDFNNLMAVISASAAVLEEESGVTLDQVSRIQTAVAAASKLLNKILKPERRTTERQSIDVVKALREVADLVGVSMSPGHSIDVDLPDSSITIRGDESEFMQVLMNLCTNARDALDASLPGQIMCSAHVVDGSDLVGAPVVGTSPAGPSAVIRVEDNGCGIAADDLTRIFEPFVTRKALGTGLGLAVVGKLVVEAGGCIFVHTSSQGSTFDLVWPLDPAETRDTQATSPTGPANLAGRTILVVDDNPALLDLITLHLERAGAEVCPCLSPRDGLEVLEETATGWHAIVVDYDMPEMNGVEFATLARQLRPEIPVVLCSAVAEDLVLAPPQRALFAAMLSKTDLHQLLPRTVATVIRATEANSA; encoded by the coding sequence ATGATCGACTTCGGTGCCGACTGCAGCGAGAACCTCTCGCACCTCATCGCCGAGACCACGACCGACGCCTTTATCGCGATCGATCGTGACAATCGGATCATCTACTGGAACACCGGAGCCGAGCGGATGCTTGGATGGGGAAGGGACGAGATCTTCGGCGAATCCCTCCACCTGATCATCCCGGCCGGACTTCGCGAGGCGCACCTTGCCGGCATGCACCGGCTTGCCGAAGGCGGCGTCCCTCGCCTGGTCGGCAAGCAGACCGAGGTGAGCGCTGTCTGCAAGGACGGCAGTACGATCCCGGTCGAGCTGTCGCTCATCATGTGGGTCGAGCCGGGGACGGATCGCCCCGCTGGCTTCGCTTCCATCATGCGCGACATCACCCAGCGCAAGCGGCTCGAGGAAGAGCGAAACGCCTTTGCCAGCCGCTTCGAGGAGCAGCTCGCCGCCATCCAGACCACGCGCGACGGCATCGCGATCACCGACCAGGAAGGCTACTTCACCTTCATGAACCCGGCACATGCCGCGATGTTCGGATTTGCCAATGTCGACGATGCCATCGGCGTTCACTGGACTTCGCTCTACGAGCCGGCCGAGGCCGAGCGGATCGAGCGGGAGGCGATGCCCGAGCTCGCCTCGAGCGGCTCGTGGCGCGGCGAGGCGCACGGCCGTACCCGCGACGGCCGCGAAGTCGAACAGGAAGTCACCCTTGCCGCCGGCACCAATGGCGGGCTCATCTGCACCACCCGCGACATCGGCGAGCGGTTGAAGGCCTTGCGGGACCGCATCCGGACCCGTGAACAACTGCTGCTCGCCGAACGACAGGAGACGATCGGCCGCGTGATGTCGGGCCTCGCGCATGACTTCAACAATCTGATGGCGGTGATCTCCGCCTCCGCCGCCGTCCTTGAGGAAGAGAGCGGCGTCACCCTCGACCAGGTGTCGCGGATCCAGACCGCCGTCGCCGCCGCCTCCAAGCTGCTCAACAAGATCCTCAAGCCCGAACGCCGCACCACCGAGCGCCAGTCGATCGACGTGGTCAAGGCGCTCCGCGAGGTCGCCGACCTTGTCGGGGTCAGCATGTCGCCGGGTCATTCGATCGACGTCGACCTGCCGGACTCGTCCATCACCATCCGCGGCGACGAGAGCGAATTCATGCAGGTCCTGATGAACCTCTGCACCAACGCCCGCGACGCGCTCGATGCCTCCCTTCCCGGACAGATCATGTGCAGTGCCCATGTCGTCGACGGCAGCGACCTCGTCGGCGCGCCGGTCGTCGGTACGTCGCCGGCTGGTCCGTCGGCGGTCATCCGGGTCGAGGACAATGGCTGCGGGATCGCCGCCGACGACCTCACCCGCATCTTCGAGCCATTCGTCACCCGCAAGGCGCTCGGCACCGGGCTCGGTCTCGCGGTCGTCGGCAAGCTGGTGGTGGAGGCGGGCGGATGCATCTTCGTCCACACCAGCAGCCAGGGGAGCACCTTCGACCTCGTCTGGCCGCTCGACCCCGCAGAGACCCGCGACACGCAGGCGACGTCGCCGACCGGTCCGGCCAATCTCGCCGGCCGCACCATCCTGGTGGTCGACGACAATCCGGCGCTTCTCGACCTCATCACCCTGCACCTCGAGCGTGCCGGCGCCGAGGTCTGCCCCTGCCTCTCGCCGCGCGACGGCCTTGAGGTGCTCGAGGAGACCGCGACGGGCTGGCATGCGATCGTCGTCGACTACGACATGCCCGAGATGAACGGGGTCGAGTTCGCGACTCTCGCGCGCCAGCTTCGGCCCGAGATCCCGGTCGTGCTCTGTTCGGCCGTCGCCGAGGACCTGGTGCTCGCACCGCCGCAGCGCGCGCTGTTCGCCGCCATGCTGTCCAAGACCGACCTCCACCAGCTCCTGCCGCGGACCGTCGCGACCGTGATCCGCGCAACCGAGGCGAACTCCGCATGA
- the acnA gene encoding aconitate hydratase AcnA — MIPTGQDSLGTRSTLEVGGKTFAYYDLNKAGAALGDVSRLPYSMKVLLENLLRFEDGVTVTRDDLQAMVDWQKERRISREIQYRPARVLMQDFTGVPAVVDLAAMRDAMKQLGGDPQKINPLVPVHLVIDHSVMVDEFGTPKAADANVNYEYARNRERYEFLKWGSSAFDNFKVVPPGTGICHQVNLEYICQSVWTSADQSGEEVAYPDTLVGTDSHTTMVNGLGVLGWGVGGIEAEAAMLGQPVSMLIPEVVGFRMTGELREGITATDLVLTVTQMLRAKGVVGRFVEFFGPGLDAMTLADRATIANMAPEYGATCGFFPIDERTLDYLRLTGREDGRIALVEAYAKAQGMWRDADTPEPVFTDTLELDLGSVVPSLAGPKRPQDRVVLSDVDDQFNAELEATYKKGNDPRVPVAGADYDLGNGDVVIAAITSCTNTSNPSVLVAAGLVARKARALGLDSKPWVKTSLAPGSQVVTDYLDRAGLSEDLNAIGFDLVGYGCTTCIGNSGPLPEPISQAINEKDLVAVSVLSGNRNFEGRVSPDCRANYLASPPLVVAYALAGTVRSDITTSPIGTASNGEPVFLKDIWPTNDEIRALIDAHVHSDLFKARYADVYAGDERWQGISVSGGDTYTWPAASTYIANPPYFEGMTMQAKAIEDIDGARALAVFGDSITTDHISPAGSIKPDSPAGQWLTERQVPRGEFNSYGARRGNHDVMMRGTFANIRIRNKMLTGVEGGYTRNLLTGEQQAIYDAAMAYKDAGVPLVVLAGKEYGTGSSRDWAAKGTVLLGVRAVIAESFERIHRSNLVGMGVLPLQFRDGETAASLGLDGSESFTIRNVGQIQPRQDVEVEVTETDGHSRVITARCRIDTFNELEYFHAGGILPYVLRKLAA; from the coding sequence ATGATCCCGACCGGCCAGGATAGTCTCGGCACTCGTTCGACCCTCGAGGTCGGCGGCAAGACCTTCGCTTATTACGACCTTAACAAGGCCGGAGCTGCGCTCGGCGACGTCAGCCGGCTGCCTTACTCGATGAAGGTCCTGCTCGAGAACCTTCTGCGCTTCGAGGATGGCGTGACGGTCACCCGCGACGACCTCCAGGCGATGGTCGACTGGCAGAAGGAGCGGCGGATCAGCCGCGAGATCCAGTATCGCCCGGCGCGCGTGCTCATGCAGGACTTCACCGGCGTTCCGGCGGTCGTCGACCTCGCCGCGATGCGCGACGCGATGAAGCAGCTCGGCGGCGACCCGCAGAAGATCAACCCGCTGGTCCCGGTCCACCTCGTCATCGACCACTCGGTCATGGTCGACGAGTTCGGCACTCCCAAGGCCGCCGACGCCAACGTCAATTACGAATATGCCCGCAACCGCGAGCGCTACGAGTTCCTCAAGTGGGGTTCGTCGGCGTTCGACAACTTCAAGGTCGTGCCGCCGGGCACCGGCATCTGCCACCAGGTGAACCTCGAATATATCTGCCAGTCGGTGTGGACCTCGGCCGACCAGAGCGGCGAGGAAGTCGCCTATCCGGACACGCTGGTCGGGACCGACAGCCACACCACGATGGTCAACGGCCTCGGCGTGCTCGGCTGGGGCGTCGGCGGGATCGAGGCCGAAGCGGCGATGCTCGGCCAGCCGGTCAGCATGCTCATCCCCGAGGTGGTCGGCTTCCGGATGACCGGTGAACTCCGGGAGGGGATCACCGCCACCGACCTCGTGCTGACGGTCACCCAGATGCTCCGCGCCAAAGGCGTGGTCGGGCGCTTCGTCGAATTCTTCGGCCCGGGCCTCGACGCGATGACGCTGGCGGACCGCGCCACCATCGCCAACATGGCGCCCGAGTATGGCGCGACCTGCGGCTTCTTCCCGATCGACGAGCGCACGCTCGACTACCTTCGCCTGACCGGGCGCGAGGACGGGCGGATCGCGCTGGTCGAGGCCTATGCCAAGGCGCAGGGCATGTGGCGCGACGCCGACACGCCGGAGCCGGTGTTCACCGACACGCTCGAGCTCGACCTCGGCAGCGTCGTCCCGAGCCTCGCCGGTCCGAAGCGGCCGCAGGACAGGGTCGTTCTGTCGGACGTCGACGACCAGTTCAACGCCGAGCTGGAAGCGACCTACAAGAAGGGCAACGACCCGCGCGTGCCGGTCGCCGGGGCCGACTACGACCTTGGCAATGGCGACGTCGTGATCGCTGCCATCACCAGCTGCACCAACACCTCCAATCCGAGCGTGCTGGTCGCGGCCGGGCTGGTGGCGCGCAAGGCGCGGGCGCTTGGCCTCGACAGCAAGCCGTGGGTCAAGACCAGCCTCGCGCCGGGCAGCCAGGTGGTCACCGACTATCTCGACCGCGCCGGCCTCAGCGAGGATCTGAACGCGATCGGCTTCGACCTGGTCGGCTACGGCTGCACCACCTGCATCGGCAACTCGGGCCCGCTGCCCGAGCCGATCAGCCAGGCGATCAACGAGAAGGATCTGGTCGCGGTCTCGGTCCTGTCGGGCAACCGCAACTTCGAGGGTCGCGTCAGCCCTGACTGCCGCGCCAACTATCTCGCCAGCCCGCCGCTGGTTGTCGCCTACGCGCTGGCCGGGACGGTCCGCAGCGACATCACCACCAGCCCGATCGGCACCGCGAGCAACGGCGAGCCGGTGTTCCTCAAGGACATCTGGCCGACCAACGACGAGATCCGCGCGCTGATCGACGCGCACGTCCACTCCGACCTGTTCAAGGCGCGCTATGCCGACGTCTATGCCGGCGACGAGCGCTGGCAAGGAATCTCGGTCAGCGGCGGCGACACCTACACCTGGCCGGCGGCCAGCACCTACATCGCCAACCCGCCCTACTTCGAGGGCATGACGATGCAGGCCAAGGCGATCGAGGACATCGACGGCGCCCGCGCGCTGGCGGTGTTCGGTGACAGCATTACCACCGACCACATCTCTCCGGCAGGCTCGATCAAGCCCGACAGCCCGGCGGGTCAGTGGCTGACCGAGCGGCAGGTCCCGCGCGGCGAATTCAACAGCTATGGCGCGCGCCGCGGCAACCATGACGTGATGATGCGCGGCACCTTCGCCAACATCCGTATCCGCAACAAGATGCTGACCGGGGTCGAGGGCGGCTATACCCGCAACCTCCTCACCGGCGAGCAGCAGGCGATCTACGACGCGGCAATGGCCTACAAGGACGCGGGCGTTCCGCTGGTCGTACTGGCAGGCAAGGAATATGGCACCGGAAGCTCGCGCGACTGGGCGGCCAAGGGTACGGTGCTGCTTGGTGTCCGGGCGGTCATCGCCGAGAGCTTCGAGCGCATCCACCGTTCGAACCTCGTCGGCATGGGCGTCCTTCCGCTGCAGTTCCGCGACGGCGAGACGGCGGCGAGCCTCGGCCTCGACGGGTCCGAGAGCTTCACCATCCGCAATGTCGGGCAGATCCAGCCGCGCCAGGACGTCGAGGTCGAGGTGACCGAGACCGACGGCCACTCGCGCGTCATCACCGCGCGCTGCCGGATCGATACCTTCAACGAGCTGGAATATTTCCACGCCGGCGGGATCCTGCCCTACGTGCTGCGCAAGCTCGCGGCCTGA
- a CDS encoding folate-binding protein: MPQTTLADRAIVRLAGEDVRGFLQGIVTNDVSAELPVWAALLSAQGKCLFDFLVWADGEDLLLDCEADAADELAKRLRMYRLRRPITIERDENLAVHWSPEGTEGAPDPRLSALGRRWLAPVSESASGWLAHRLGLGVCEGRAELSDLLWLECNAAELNGVSFTKGCYVGQENTARMNWRQKVNRRLVVVPATEPGPRTKAFYPDLGLAVDHRRVDDLAGLTLPEWLAAAL, encoded by the coding sequence ATGCCCCAGACCACCCTCGCCGATCGCGCCATCGTCCGCCTTGCGGGAGAGGATGTTCGCGGCTTCCTCCAGGGGATCGTCACCAACGACGTTTCCGCCGAACTTCCGGTCTGGGCCGCGCTCCTCTCGGCACAGGGCAAGTGCCTGTTCGACTTCCTGGTCTGGGCGGATGGCGAGGATTTGCTGCTCGACTGCGAGGCCGACGCCGCTGACGAGCTCGCCAAGCGCCTCCGCATGTATCGCCTCCGCCGGCCGATCACGATCGAGCGTGACGAGAACCTCGCCGTCCACTGGTCGCCGGAAGGAACGGAAGGCGCGCCCGATCCCCGCCTGTCCGCTCTCGGCCGCCGCTGGCTCGCCCCGGTGAGCGAAAGCGCCTCGGGCTGGCTCGCTCACCGCCTTGGGCTCGGCGTCTGCGAGGGCCGCGCCGAGCTTTCCGACCTCCTCTGGCTCGAATGCAACGCGGCCGAGCTCAACGGCGTCAGCTTCACCAAGGGCTGCTATGTCGGACAGGAGAATACCGCGCGGATGAATTGGCGACAGAAGGTCAACCGGCGGCTTGTCGTCGTCCCCGCGACCGAACCCGGGCCGCGCACCAAGGCCTTCTATCCCGACCTCGGCCTTGCGGTCGATCACCGCCGGGTTGACGACCTCGCAGGCCTCACGCTTCCGGAGTGGCTCGCCGCCGCGCTCTGA
- the pyrC gene encoding dihydroorotase, producing MQTLTIRRPDDWHLHLRDGAMLEAVAPWSARQFARAIIMPNLVPPVTSVAAASAYRERIRAAAGPGFTPLMTCYLTDDADPDALERGHREGVWVAAKLYPAGATTNSHSGVTDIRRIAPALERMQAIGMVLCVHGEVTDPEIDIFDREAVFLGRVLAPVMRDFPDLKIVLEHITTADSAEFVRDAGPNLAATITPQHLHLNRNALFAGGLRPHAYCLPVVKRERHRLAVRAAAVSGSPKFFLGTDSAPHLREAKESGCGCAGIWNAPHALESYATVFDEEGALDRFEGFASEHGPRFYGLPLNEGTISLERKPQKVPGEIAAAGSMLVPFHAGEELGWTLA from the coding sequence TTGCAGACCCTGACCATCCGCCGCCCCGACGACTGGCACCTGCACCTGCGCGACGGAGCGATGCTCGAGGCGGTGGCGCCCTGGTCGGCGCGGCAGTTCGCACGGGCGATCATCATGCCCAACCTCGTTCCGCCGGTGACGAGCGTCGCGGCCGCGAGTGCCTATCGCGAGCGGATCCGGGCCGCGGCCGGGCCGGGGTTCACGCCGCTGATGACCTGCTACCTGACCGACGATGCCGATCCCGACGCACTCGAGCGCGGACATCGCGAGGGCGTGTGGGTCGCGGCCAAGCTTTATCCGGCGGGGGCGACCACCAATAGCCATAGCGGGGTCACCGACATCCGCCGGATCGCTCCGGCGCTCGAGCGGATGCAGGCCATCGGCATGGTGCTGTGCGTCCATGGCGAAGTGACCGATCCCGAAATCGACATCTTCGACCGCGAGGCGGTGTTCCTCGGGCGGGTGCTCGCGCCGGTGATGCGCGACTTTCCCGACCTGAAGATCGTGCTCGAGCATATCACCACCGCCGACAGTGCCGAGTTCGTCCGCGACGCCGGGCCGAACCTTGCCGCGACCATCACGCCGCAGCACCTCCACCTCAATCGCAACGCGCTGTTCGCCGGGGGATTGCGGCCGCACGCCTATTGCCTGCCGGTGGTGAAGCGCGAGCGGCACCGACTGGCGGTGCGCGCGGCGGCGGTCTCAGGCAGTCCCAAATTCTTCCTCGGCACCGACAGCGCGCCGCATTTGCGCGAGGCCAAGGAAAGCGGTTGCGGCTGCGCCGGCATCTGGAATGCGCCGCACGCGCTCGAAAGCTATGCGACGGTCTTCGACGAGGAAGGCGCGCTCGACCGCTTCGAGGGGTTTGCGAGCGAGCATGGTCCGCGCTTCTACGGCTTGCCGCTGAACGAGGGCACGATCAGCCTCGAGCGGAAGCCGCAGAAGGTACCGGGCGAGATCGCGGCGGCGGGATCGATGCTCGTCCCGTTCCACGCCGGCGAGGAACTCGGCTGGACGCTGGCCTAG